GGATGCTGAGCGCCTGAATCCAGCGCGTCAGTTCGAGATCCATCGGCAGTTGTCCGACGGTCCGGCCGAGATAGGCCAACAGCGCGGCGGTAGCCGTCGCGACCATGACAAAGATCAGAAACCGTGACGAGCGAAGGTGGCTGCTGTGTCGTCGTACTTCGCGATACGCGCTGGCCGACAGCGCCCCGGTTGCCATGGCTCCACCCCTCCAGCGCCTCACGGTGAGCGTGAGGCGCGGCGCCTCGCGGAAAAGCAGAAGCCGTGCCAGGACCCAGGCTGCTTCAGGTCAGGATGACGTCGGCGACCGCGGTGGCGCAGGCGGCGACGGCCGCATCAGGCCGGTCAGCCAGCGGTAGAACTCCAGAAGGACCAGGAGATACGCTGCGCCGAAGGCGTACCCGCCGGCCACGTCGCTGACCCAGTGGTGCCCCAGGTAGATGCGCGAGACGCCAACCAGCGCGATCATCGCCGCGCAGAGCGTGAGAACGGCGAGCCGGCGCCAGCCGGGCCGTGCGCGGATGTAGACCAGCGCGAAGACCAGCCCGTAGAACGCCACGTAGCCGGTGACATGGCCGCTCGGAAAGCTCGACTCGCCCACGCGGCTGAACACCTGGACCAGATCCGAGGGCGGGCGCGGCCGGTCGATCGCGAGTTTGACCAGCGACGCGAGCCAGAATGCCCCCGGTGTCGCCAGGAGCAACAACCCTTCTCGATACCACCGGACCCCGATGAAGGCCGCCACGGCGATGGCGAGGATCAGGTCGCTCCACGGCCAGTACCCCACCGCGCTGACCGCGACCATCAGCTGTATTGTCAGCGGATGGTCGAGCCGCTGGATCCACAGGGTGACGGCAATATCCAGTGGCGTGCCACGGGCATCGCGGAGCACGCTGGCAAGCAGGCCGAAGGCCGCGAGCAGCGCGACGAGCGCCAGGATGACGAGCCGTGCGCGCCGGTCGAGGCGTCGGCGCAGCCACGCCCGGAACCGGGACCGCCGCCGGCGCGGACCAGACCGCGGTTCGTGCGCCAGCGTTGCCATGACTCTCGGTCTCTGCGCGGGATTCTGAGGGGATCAAACAAGCCCCCTCGAACCTCGCAGGCGATGCAACCCGCATGCCGCATGGCAACCCGCATGCCGCATGACAACCCGCATGCCGCATGGCAGCCCGCATGCCGCATGGCAGCCCGCATGCCGCATGGCACGTCCCATGCGTTTTGCACGGACCAGTGCGAGCGGCGTGGGCGCTCTGCCGGCGGCCCGCACCCATCACGCGCGATTGAAACGGGAGTCCTGGTCATGCACGCACCTGCCGCGACGGCACCGCGAACCCAGGGGCCGCTGGACGATGTCGGACGAGGAATCGAGGCCGGCGCACGGGCGACCAGGCCAGGAATCGAGATCCTCGGGCGGCTCGGATACGCCGCGAAAGGCGCAGTCT
This genomic interval from Chloroflexota bacterium contains the following:
- a CDS encoding phosphatase PAP2 family protein, with product MATLAHEPRSGPRRRRSRFRAWLRRRLDRRARLVILALVALLAAFGLLASVLRDARGTPLDIAVTLWIQRLDHPLTIQLMVAVSAVGYWPWSDLILAIAVAAFIGVRWYREGLLLLATPGAFWLASLVKLAIDRPRPPSDLVQVFSRVGESSFPSGHVTGYVAFYGLVFALVYIRARPGWRRLAVLTLCAAMIALVGVSRIYLGHHWVSDVAGGYAFGAAYLLVLLEFYRWLTGLMRPSPPAPPRSPTSS